Proteins encoded in a region of the Mycolicibacterium neoaurum genome:
- a CDS encoding pyrimidine reductase family protein, with translation MSDSAAGTDFTTLAPVDAAGAGLSELYAYPEKLDSCWVRANFITSLDGAATADGKSGVLGGDGDRALYRLMRELADVVLVGAGTVRVEGYSGAQLGAAERQARNARGQAEVPPIAMVTRSGRLDHSLPVFTQTEVPPLILTTHESAEQARADFAGLAQVYDCSAPGDPGAVDLATTLDTLAGLGLPRVLTEGGPSLLGALISAGLLDELCLTIAPTLVGGSAKRITDGHDEAITRMRRRHTLTDDEGYLYTRYSRD, from the coding sequence ATGTCGGATAGCGCCGCTGGGACGGATTTCACAACGCTGGCCCCGGTCGATGCTGCCGGTGCCGGGCTTTCCGAGCTGTACGCCTACCCCGAGAAGCTCGATTCCTGCTGGGTGCGGGCCAACTTCATCACCAGCCTCGACGGGGCGGCGACCGCCGACGGGAAATCCGGTGTCCTCGGCGGCGACGGGGACCGCGCGCTCTACCGGCTGATGCGCGAGCTCGCCGATGTGGTGCTCGTCGGCGCGGGCACGGTGCGCGTCGAAGGCTATTCCGGTGCGCAGCTGGGTGCGGCCGAACGCCAGGCGCGCAACGCCCGCGGCCAGGCCGAGGTGCCACCCATCGCCATGGTCACCCGCAGCGGACGGCTGGACCACAGCTTGCCGGTGTTCACCCAGACCGAGGTGCCGCCACTGATCCTGACCACCCACGAGTCCGCCGAGCAGGCGCGCGCCGATTTCGCCGGGCTGGCGCAGGTGTACGACTGCTCGGCCCCCGGTGATCCCGGTGCCGTCGACCTGGCCACCACACTCGACACGCTGGCCGGGCTGGGCCTGCCGCGAGTGCTCACCGAGGGTGGCCCCAGCCTGCTCGGCGCGCTCATCTCCGCGGGATTGCTCGACGAACTGTGCCTGACGATCGCGCCGACCCTGGTGGGTGGCTCGGCCAAGCGCATCACCGACGGCCATGACGAGGCGATCACCCGGATGCGCAGACGGCACACCCTC
- the zapE gene encoding cell division protein ZapE gives MQSGAGVDGLVDRHPKVTPEQLVARLVPPPTFADVSFDTYRPDPAEPSQAAAVERCREFCEQALQRRAGKKKLFGKREVLPGVGVYLDGGFGVGKTHLLASTYYALTKADVAPTAFATFGELTQLAGVFGFTECIELLSQYIVICIDEFELDDPGNTTLISRLLSALVERGVSIAATSNTLPEQLGEGRFAAQDFLREINTLAAIFTTVRVEGPDYRHRGLPPAPEPLSDDEVRSRAVGVDGATLDDFDALCAHLATMHPSRYHALIDGVREVFITGVHPITDQSVALRLVALTDRLYDAGVPILASGTKLDTIFSDEMVAGGFRKKYLRATSRLLALTAAAQSG, from the coding sequence ATGCAAAGCGGCGCCGGGGTCGATGGTTTGGTGGATCGGCACCCCAAGGTGACGCCGGAACAGCTGGTCGCGCGGCTCGTGCCGCCGCCGACCTTCGCCGATGTCAGCTTCGACACCTACCGTCCCGATCCCGCCGAGCCGTCGCAGGCCGCGGCGGTCGAGCGGTGCCGGGAGTTCTGCGAGCAGGCACTGCAGCGGCGGGCCGGCAAGAAGAAATTGTTCGGTAAGCGGGAGGTGCTGCCCGGGGTGGGGGTGTACCTCGACGGCGGGTTCGGTGTCGGCAAGACCCACCTGCTGGCCTCCACCTACTACGCGCTGACCAAGGCCGATGTGGCGCCGACGGCGTTCGCGACGTTCGGCGAGCTGACCCAGCTGGCCGGGGTGTTCGGTTTCACCGAGTGCATCGAGCTGCTCAGCCAGTACATCGTCATCTGCATCGACGAGTTCGAGCTCGACGACCCCGGCAACACCACGCTGATCTCCCGGCTGCTCTCGGCTCTGGTAGAGCGTGGGGTGTCGATCGCCGCCACCTCCAACACGTTGCCCGAGCAGCTGGGTGAGGGCCGGTTCGCCGCACAGGATTTCCTGCGCGAGATCAACACGCTGGCCGCCATCTTCACGACCGTGCGGGTCGAGGGTCCCGACTACCGGCACCGCGGTCTGCCGCCGGCGCCGGAGCCGCTGTCCGATGACGAAGTGCGCTCCCGCGCCGTCGGCGTCGACGGAGCGACGCTCGACGATTTCGACGCGCTGTGCGCACACCTGGCGACGATGCATCCCTCGCGCTACCACGCGCTGATCGACGGGGTCCGTGAGGTGTTCATCACCGGCGTGCACCCGATCACCGACCAGAGTGTCGCGCTACGACTGGTGGCACTGACCGACCGGCTCTACGACGCCGGCGTTCCCATCCTGGCCTCGGGAACCAAGCTCGACACGATCTTCAGCGACGAGATGGTGGCCGGCGGCTTCCGCAAGAAGTACCTGCGGGCCACCTCGCGGTTGTTGGCACTCACGGCCGCGGCGCAGTCGGGCTGA
- a CDS encoding alpha/beta hydrolase translates to MPAVPPVLLIPGAGARGDGFYPGLPESLAAEPGCRSVIAEGAVPLAQAANHLHELIAEVGPVVVVGQSLGAVIALLLARDHPADVAGLVLLDPTPINDVVLCRRVERAVRSVAAMARIPVVHRALLAWGLKSTARQARGLRPDCAAAQIRIAAEADLVQLGREVTGLTAVAAGFDMSQVPRVPAAVVTAERPPKATTRVAHQRIAEALGVPLQCWPGSTHAVHLTHPEDTVAVVRDVLSRV, encoded by the coding sequence ATGCCGGCCGTTCCGCCGGTGTTGCTGATTCCGGGCGCCGGTGCCCGCGGCGATGGCTTCTATCCCGGGCTGCCGGAATCGCTTGCCGCCGAGCCGGGTTGCCGCTCCGTCATCGCCGAGGGAGCGGTGCCGTTGGCGCAGGCGGCCAACCATCTGCACGAGCTGATCGCCGAAGTGGGGCCGGTCGTCGTGGTCGGGCAGAGCCTCGGGGCAGTCATCGCGCTGCTGCTCGCACGCGATCATCCCGCCGACGTCGCCGGGCTGGTCCTGCTCGATCCCACCCCCATCAACGATGTGGTCCTCTGCAGGCGCGTCGAGCGCGCTGTCCGATCGGTAGCGGCGATGGCCCGAATACCGGTCGTGCATCGTGCGCTGCTGGCCTGGGGACTGAAATCCACCGCCCGGCAGGCCCGCGGTTTGCGACCGGACTGCGCGGCGGCCCAGATACGCATTGCCGCCGAGGCGGATCTGGTTCAGCTGGGCCGCGAGGTGACCGGGTTGACCGCAGTCGCGGCCGGTTTCGACATGTCCCAGGTGCCCAGGGTTCCAGCCGCCGTGGTCACCGCGGAGCGTCCGCCCAAGGCCACCACGCGGGTCGCGCATCAGCGCATCGCCGAGGCGCTGGGCGTGCCGTTGCAGTGCTGGCCGGGGTCGACACACGCGGTACATCTGACGCACCCCGAGGACACGGTGGCGGTCGTCCGTGACGTGCTCAGCCGAGTCTGA
- a CDS encoding GNAT family N-acetyltransferase, whose protein sequence is MEHLAARFSPAVIRAATAADVDELAAVAATTFPLACPPGADPADVAAFVATHLSPQAFRNYLRDPDRIVLIACDADRILGYTMLIRGEPDDPDVQRAVALRPAVELSKMYTAPEAHGRGVAAALMTHALEHCTDLGAACVWLGVNQDNARAQRFYAKSGFEIAGTKTFRLGNNIENDYVMVIRLG, encoded by the coding sequence GTGGAACATCTGGCAGCCCGGTTCTCCCCTGCCGTGATCCGGGCCGCCACGGCCGCAGATGTCGACGAGCTGGCCGCGGTCGCGGCCACCACCTTCCCGTTGGCCTGCCCGCCCGGTGCCGACCCCGCCGATGTGGCCGCGTTCGTCGCGACCCACCTCTCACCGCAGGCCTTCCGAAATTATCTGCGCGACCCGGATCGCATCGTGCTCATCGCGTGCGACGCAGACCGGATCCTCGGCTACACCATGCTGATTCGCGGTGAGCCCGACGACCCCGACGTGCAACGCGCCGTCGCGCTACGGCCTGCCGTCGAACTGTCCAAGATGTACACCGCACCCGAAGCCCATGGCCGCGGCGTCGCCGCCGCGCTGATGACACACGCCCTGGAACACTGCACGGACCTCGGCGCGGCATGCGTGTGGCTCGGGGTGAACCAGGACAACGCCCGAGCACAACGGTTCTACGCGAAATCGGGTTTCGAGATCGCCGGGACCAAGACGTTCCGGCTGGGAAACAACATCGAGAACGACTACGTGATGGTGATCAGACTCGGCTGA
- a CDS encoding PPOX class F420-dependent oxidoreductase: protein MELNAAARELIGAGADATLVTINPDGSPQATVVWVALQSTPEGDELVSAHLSDTYRKVRNVRRDGRVTATILAPSKPGQQREYLSVTGTARVVEGGLGVLKDLAVAMLGSDEHFPPADAPDGFLTRIRIESVGGHGPWVA, encoded by the coding sequence ATGGAACTCAACGCAGCCGCCCGTGAACTCATCGGCGCGGGCGCCGATGCCACGCTGGTCACCATCAACCCCGACGGCAGCCCGCAGGCCACCGTCGTCTGGGTCGCGCTGCAATCCACCCCCGAGGGCGACGAACTCGTCTCGGCGCACCTGAGCGACACGTATCGCAAGGTGCGCAACGTCCGACGCGACGGCCGGGTCACCGCCACCATCCTGGCTCCGAGCAAGCCCGGCCAGCAACGCGAGTACCTCTCGGTCACCGGGACCGCGCGCGTCGTCGAGGGCGGCCTGGGTGTCCTCAAGGATCTCGCCGTCGCCATGCTCGGCTCCGACGAGCACTTCCCACCCGCCGATGCCCCCGACGGATTCCTGACCCGGATCCGCATCGAATCCGTCGGCGGGCACGGCCCCTGGGTGGCCTAA
- a CDS encoding Clp protease N-terminal domain-containing protein, translating into MTSSVSLDDLIHTIKSVHTDALDQLTDAVLAAEHLGEVADHLVGHFVDQARRSGASWTDIGASMGVTKQAAQKRFVPKGDTIDPEQGFARFTPRARAAVVFSQNAARDAENTEITPEHLILGLLVDTDSLAIALLRAQGIEPDQLRAAITLPAATGQTLHLVPFSGAAKKVLELTFREALRLGHNYVGTEHMLLALLESEAGDGPLHGLGLDRDRLTTTLIDLLSTMPGMKSDDEL; encoded by the coding sequence ATGACCTCTTCTGTCAGCCTCGATGACCTGATCCACACCATCAAGTCCGTCCACACCGACGCCCTCGATCAACTCACCGATGCCGTCCTGGCCGCCGAACACCTCGGCGAGGTCGCCGACCACCTCGTCGGCCACTTCGTCGACCAGGCCCGCCGCTCCGGGGCCTCCTGGACCGACATCGGCGCCAGCATGGGCGTCACCAAACAGGCCGCCCAGAAGCGGTTCGTCCCCAAGGGTGACACCATCGACCCCGAGCAGGGTTTCGCGCGGTTCACCCCGCGCGCCCGCGCCGCGGTCGTCTTCAGCCAGAACGCCGCCCGCGACGCCGAGAACACCGAGATCACCCCGGAGCACCTGATATTGGGTCTGCTGGTCGACACCGACTCCCTTGCCATCGCACTGCTCCGCGCCCAGGGCATCGAACCCGACCAGTTGCGTGCGGCGATCACCCTGCCCGCGGCGACTGGCCAGACACTGCACCTGGTGCCCTTCAGCGGTGCTGCCAAGAAGGTTCTGGAACTGACCTTCCGCGAAGCGCTTCGCTTGGGCCACAACTATGTCGGCACCGAGCACATGCTGTTGGCGCTGCTGGAATCCGAGGCCGGGGACGGCCCCCTGCACGGACTGGGCCTCGACAGGGACCGGCTCACCACGACGCTGATCGACCTGCTGTCGACGATGCCGGGAATGAAATCCGACGACGAACTGTAG
- a CDS encoding SRPBCC family protein, with protein sequence MEVHRTIAAPAADIFAVLTDPHGHVAIDASGMLQDATGEPARQVGDRFVVHMDREALNDFPMGKYDVTVDIVEYEQDRLIAWTILGQIKPQIGHVYGYRLEPTDDGTVVTSFYDWSAIDDKWREAGIFPVIPESALRATLGILDRTVRRGYPRP encoded by the coding sequence ATGGAAGTCCACCGCACCATCGCCGCCCCGGCCGCCGACATCTTCGCCGTACTGACCGATCCGCACGGCCACGTGGCCATCGACGCCTCCGGCATGCTGCAGGATGCGACCGGCGAACCGGCCCGACAGGTCGGTGACCGGTTCGTGGTGCACATGGATCGGGAGGCGCTCAACGACTTTCCGATGGGCAAGTACGACGTGACCGTCGACATCGTCGAATACGAGCAGGACCGGTTGATCGCATGGACCATCCTCGGCCAGATCAAGCCGCAGATCGGCCACGTCTACGGCTACCGCCTGGAGCCCACCGATGACGGGACCGTGGTGACATCGTTCTACGACTGGTCGGCCATCGACGACAAGTGGCGCGAGGCGGGCATCTTCCCGGTGATCCCGGAATCGGCGTTACGGGCAACGCTGGGCATTCTCGATCGCACCGTGCGACGCGGCTACCCGCGACCATAA
- a CDS encoding class I SAM-dependent methyltransferase: MVDISFLERTRAGYDRTAAGYADAFAAHLNDKPVDRAMLRAFADSVPAGWPVVDVGCGTGAATAILREYGAAVSGIDLSPNMIDQARRACPSVDFTVGSMTALPLPDESVGGVCAWYSIIHVPDDALAGVFAEFHRVLAPGGIVLLAFQVGDQPRHLTEAFGEHVDLVFERRRPESVADSLGAAGLPMYAQLVRTPDDDGVESTPQGYLIARKPTRQQGVST, encoded by the coding sequence ATGGTTGACATCTCGTTCCTGGAGCGCACCCGAGCCGGTTATGACCGCACGGCTGCCGGTTATGCCGACGCCTTCGCCGCCCACCTCAACGACAAGCCGGTCGACCGCGCGATGCTACGGGCGTTCGCCGATTCGGTGCCGGCGGGGTGGCCCGTCGTCGACGTCGGCTGCGGGACCGGCGCGGCCACCGCGATCCTGCGGGAGTACGGCGCCGCGGTATCGGGAATCGATCTGTCGCCCAACATGATCGACCAGGCACGCCGAGCGTGCCCGAGTGTCGATTTCACCGTCGGCTCGATGACCGCGCTGCCGCTGCCCGACGAAAGCGTCGGCGGAGTGTGCGCGTGGTATTCGATCATCCACGTACCCGACGACGCCCTGGCCGGGGTGTTCGCCGAGTTCCACCGCGTATTGGCCCCCGGCGGAATCGTCTTGCTGGCCTTCCAGGTCGGTGATCAACCGCGTCATCTCACCGAGGCGTTCGGTGAACACGTCGATCTGGTCTTCGAACGCCGCCGCCCGGAATCGGTCGCCGACTCACTGGGCGCCGCGGGCCTCCCGATGTATGCCCAACTGGTCCGCACGCCCGACGACGACGGTGTCGAATCGACACCGCAGGGGTATCTGATCGCCCGCAAACCCACCCGCCAGCAAGGAGTCTCCACGTGA
- a CDS encoding 3-deoxy-7-phosphoheptulonate synthase has translation MNLAQIATAPATSDRRIRSFSEIPSPHDVLTEFPLGARRAERVARDRDEIADILAGRDDRLLVVVGPCSVHDPEAALDYAGRLATVAEELADRLKIVMRVYFEKPRTTIGWKGLINDPGMDNTFDVTRGLRTARQLLLDVIDIGLPVGCEFLEPTSPQYIADAVAWGAIGARTTESQVHRQLASGLSMPVGFKNGTDGNIQVAVDGVNAAAAQHVFFGMDDMGRGALVNTAGNEDCHVILRGGTGGPNYDAAAINAVADKLVAAGLPGRVVIDCSHANSGKDHIRQAVVAAEVAQLVRDGLPVSGVMLESFLVAGAQSPDAKPLTYGQSVTDKCMDWATTDLVLRELARR, from the coding sequence ATGAATCTGGCGCAGATCGCCACCGCACCCGCGACATCGGACCGGCGGATCCGCAGTTTCAGCGAGATCCCCAGCCCGCACGATGTGCTCACGGAGTTCCCGCTGGGCGCGCGGCGGGCCGAGCGGGTGGCGCGCGACCGCGACGAGATCGCCGACATCCTGGCCGGTCGCGATGACCGCCTGCTCGTCGTGGTTGGACCGTGCTCGGTGCACGACCCCGAGGCCGCGCTCGACTACGCCGGCCGGCTGGCCACGGTGGCCGAGGAACTCGCCGACCGGCTCAAGATCGTCATGCGGGTGTACTTCGAGAAGCCCCGCACCACGATCGGCTGGAAGGGTCTGATCAACGATCCGGGCATGGACAACACCTTCGACGTCACGCGGGGGCTGCGCACCGCGCGCCAGTTGCTGCTCGACGTCATCGACATCGGTCTGCCGGTCGGATGTGAATTCCTCGAGCCCACCAGCCCGCAGTACATCGCCGACGCCGTTGCCTGGGGCGCCATCGGGGCCCGCACCACCGAATCGCAAGTGCACCGGCAGCTGGCCTCGGGTCTGTCCATGCCGGTGGGATTCAAGAACGGCACCGACGGCAACATCCAGGTCGCCGTCGACGGTGTGAATGCCGCTGCGGCCCAACATGTCTTCTTCGGGATGGATGACATGGGCCGGGGTGCGCTGGTGAACACCGCGGGCAACGAGGACTGCCATGTGATCCTGCGCGGCGGCACCGGCGGACCCAACTACGACGCCGCCGCGATCAATGCGGTGGCCGACAAGCTGGTGGCCGCCGGCCTGCCCGGTCGGGTCGTCATCGACTGCAGCCACGCCAATTCCGGCAAGGATCACATCCGGCAGGCCGTCGTGGCCGCCGAGGTGGCCCAGCTGGTGCGCGACGGGCTGCCGGTCAGCGGTGTCATGTTGGAGAGCTTCCTGGTGGCCGGTGCCCAGTCGCCGGATGCCAAGCCGCTGACCTACGGCCAGTCGGTCACCGACAAGTGCATGGATTGGGCCACAACGGATCTGGTGTTGCGCGAGCTCGCGCGTCGCTGA
- a CDS encoding DUF1697 domain-containing protein: protein MARYVALLRGINVGGKNIIAMKDLRATLDAHGYDNVRTYIQSGNVLFDTDDDPANLESAIEGILEKAFGVPLVVVVRSHRQLRNVVTKAPKGFGADPDTFHSDAIFLKAPLTAARVMDIVTLRDGVDQAWPGTGVVYFARLSAERTKSRLSKITTTAEYKHMTIRNWKTTQALLALLDEQG from the coding sequence ATGGCCCGCTACGTCGCGCTGCTGCGCGGAATCAACGTCGGCGGCAAGAACATCATCGCGATGAAGGATCTGCGCGCCACACTCGACGCGCACGGTTACGACAACGTGCGCACCTACATCCAGTCGGGCAACGTGCTGTTCGACACCGACGACGATCCCGCGAACCTGGAGAGCGCCATCGAGGGCATCCTGGAGAAGGCGTTCGGCGTTCCGCTGGTCGTGGTCGTCCGTTCACACCGCCAACTGCGCAACGTGGTCACCAAGGCGCCCAAGGGTTTCGGGGCCGACCCCGACACGTTCCATTCCGACGCGATCTTCCTCAAGGCACCCCTGACCGCGGCGCGTGTGATGGATATCGTCACGCTGCGCGACGGGGTCGATCAGGCCTGGCCGGGCACCGGGGTGGTGTACTTCGCCCGGCTGAGCGCCGAACGGACCAAGAGCAGGTTGAGCAAGATCACCACCACCGCCGAGTACAAGCACATGACGATCCGGAACTGGAAGACCACCCAGGCCCTGCTGGCCCTGCTCGACGAGCAGGGCTAG
- a CDS encoding SRPBCC family protein, protein MAKVELSRELSIDPQTAWDHVSNLDELGDWLVLHEGWRSDVPDELSAGTTLIGVAGAKGMRNRVTWTVRKFDAPRLLEVTGKGVGGTKYGLKMAVKPTASGCAFTVTIDLGGPPLFGPIGAVAARTVKGDIERSVDKFESLYA, encoded by the coding sequence ATGGCAAAGGTCGAACTTTCCCGCGAGCTGTCGATCGACCCGCAGACCGCATGGGACCACGTGTCGAACCTCGACGAACTGGGGGACTGGCTGGTCCTGCACGAGGGCTGGCGCAGTGATGTGCCCGACGAACTGTCCGCCGGCACGACGCTGATCGGGGTGGCCGGCGCGAAGGGCATGCGCAACAGGGTCACCTGGACTGTCCGCAAGTTCGACGCTCCACGGCTGTTGGAGGTCACCGGCAAGGGGGTCGGCGGGACCAAGTACGGGCTGAAGATGGCCGTGAAGCCGACCGCGTCGGGGTGCGCGTTCACCGTCACCATCGACCTGGGCGGGCCGCCGCTGTTCGGTCCGATCGGTGCGGTCGCGGCACGCACCGTCAAGGGCGATATCGAGCGGTCGGTCGACAAGTTCGAGTCGCTGTACGCCTGA
- a CDS encoding alpha/beta hydrolase family esterase: MWGRRAAALLVGLVCVLAPVPVAAADAPVAHIDFGGLSRTYQVHVPPGTPKGLVLSLHAGGQTGAQQAALTDFDPVADQHGYVVVYPDGIDFSWADGRGASVPDRTGVDDVGFLVTLVQRLSADYGIPPGRVFATGLSAGGFMANRLACERADVFAAIATVGASLGTNVGCHPSRPVSVLTIHGTLDPIVPIGGGPMMGRGGASTVLAATALVDSWRHLDGCDADPLIEPQPGVDAQFVERVSYRCAEGSAVVYMRVDGGGHTWPGAPEILPANQVGPAIRSFSASESAAVFFDEHGR; this comes from the coding sequence GTGTGGGGGAGACGCGCCGCGGCGTTGCTGGTGGGCCTGGTCTGTGTGCTGGCACCGGTGCCGGTGGCCGCCGCTGACGCGCCGGTGGCACATATCGACTTCGGTGGGCTGAGTCGCACCTATCAGGTGCATGTGCCGCCAGGGACGCCGAAGGGGCTGGTGCTCAGCCTGCATGCCGGCGGGCAGACCGGCGCGCAGCAGGCCGCGCTGACCGACTTCGATCCGGTGGCCGATCAGCACGGTTATGTCGTGGTCTATCCCGATGGGATCGACTTCAGCTGGGCCGACGGGCGCGGCGCTTCGGTGCCCGACCGCACCGGCGTCGACGATGTCGGATTCCTGGTGACGTTGGTGCAGCGGCTTTCGGCCGACTACGGGATACCGCCGGGACGGGTGTTCGCCACCGGGTTGTCGGCGGGCGGCTTCATGGCGAACCGGTTGGCGTGTGAGCGTGCCGACGTGTTCGCCGCCATCGCGACCGTCGGTGCGTCGCTCGGGACCAATGTCGGGTGCCATCCGTCGCGCCCGGTGTCGGTGCTGACCATCCACGGCACGCTGGACCCGATCGTGCCCATCGGCGGTGGGCCGATGATGGGCCGCGGTGGGGCGAGCACCGTCCTGGCGGCCACCGCGCTGGTCGACAGTTGGCGACACCTCGACGGCTGTGACGCGGATCCGTTGATCGAACCGCAGCCCGGCGTCGATGCCCAGTTCGTCGAGCGGGTCAGTTATCGCTGCGCCGAGGGTTCGGCGGTGGTCTACATGCGGGTCGACGGCGGTGGGCACACCTGGCCCGGGGCGCCGGAGATACTGCCAGCCAACCAGGTGGGCCCAGCGATCCGGTCGTTCAGCGCCTCCGAGTCCGCCGCGGTGTTCTTCGACGAACACGGGCGCTGA
- a CDS encoding LppA family lipoprotein, which yields MSPGLTWRVKEDSWGGCTGGYAHTPGVHACIYVAFDGPIPDAAWPSALDVVQRGAAQLGATAATTTVDRPGDHIVIFSGTDGSTVEFGTKAAGVLSAKSDSRLRRADMSGK from the coding sequence ATGTCACCGGGTTTGACCTGGCGGGTGAAAGAGGACAGCTGGGGAGGATGCACCGGCGGGTACGCCCACACACCGGGGGTCCATGCCTGTATCTACGTCGCCTTCGATGGCCCGATACCCGATGCGGCGTGGCCGTCGGCGCTCGACGTGGTGCAACGGGGCGCCGCACAGCTCGGCGCCACGGCGGCAACCACCACCGTCGACCGGCCAGGGGATCACATCGTGATCTTCTCTGGCACCGACGGGAGCACGGTCGAATTCGGAACCAAGGCCGCTGGGGTGTTGTCGGCGAAGTCGGATTCTCGGCTGCGGCGGGCGGATATGTCGGGGAAGTAG
- a CDS encoding phage major capsid protein translates to MIGDWNFAKLWVREDMRLDTDFGGELFTKNQFVLRAEMRVGCGPLRPTAFRAVDLTA, encoded by the coding sequence GTGATCGGCGACTGGAACTTCGCCAAGCTCTGGGTCCGCGAGGACATGCGTCTGGACACTGATTTCGGCGGCGAGCTGTTCACGAAGAACCAGTTCGTCCTCCGTGCCGAGATGCGCGTCGGCTGCGGCCCGCTGCGGCCGACTGCATTCCGCGCCGTCGACCTGACTGCCTAA
- a CDS encoding AbiJ-NTD4 domain-containing protein, with protein MTDDDGGRRPTFSERRGFRPFEPIVQTESLDERTRMDLWNMFVVPKLLEARYMPVEQDVIWAVHLGKDRHHFGETPFYREMRRLVIEGEWYEILDLIEFVVQRTEDRTNLLEQVNFLFTLNRVGYRVIDTQVVPVTSTEEVASVLEAAHSPLESARRHIKRAVELHSVRDNPNYAKVIHEAMSAAEAAAQALAGRDNGTLAEALSAVQRGSTNPLHPALIEGWKRIYGYTSDSGGIRHALRDGTSDPDQPIAQYFLITCSAFVNLVASILAN; from the coding sequence GTGACGGACGACGATGGAGGACGTAGGCCAACGTTTTCGGAACGGCGCGGGTTCAGACCGTTTGAACCGATCGTCCAGACCGAGTCGCTAGACGAACGCACTCGCATGGATCTCTGGAACATGTTTGTTGTTCCGAAGCTGCTGGAGGCCCGGTACATGCCCGTCGAGCAAGACGTGATCTGGGCAGTTCATTTAGGAAAGGACAGGCACCATTTCGGCGAGACACCGTTCTACCGGGAGATGCGCCGCCTGGTCATCGAAGGTGAGTGGTACGAGATACTGGATCTGATCGAGTTCGTCGTTCAACGAACCGAGGACCGCACGAACCTTCTCGAACAAGTGAACTTTCTGTTCACGCTCAACCGAGTGGGCTACCGCGTGATCGATACCCAGGTCGTGCCGGTTACGAGCACCGAAGAAGTGGCCTCCGTGTTAGAAGCTGCCCATTCGCCTCTGGAGAGTGCCCGCAGGCATATCAAGCGTGCCGTCGAGTTGCACTCAGTACGAGATAACCCCAACTACGCCAAAGTGATTCACGAAGCAATGTCGGCCGCAGAGGCAGCAGCCCAGGCCCTCGCCGGCAGGGATAATGGGACGCTCGCCGAGGCATTGAGCGCGGTCCAGCGCGGCAGCACCAATCCGCTTCATCCAGCCTTGATCGAAGGGTGGAAGCGAATCTACGGCTACACGAGCGATAGCGGCGGGATCCGCCATGCGCTCCGCGACGGCACTTCCGATCCCGACCAGCCAATCGCGCAGTACTTCTTGATCACCTGCTCTGCGTTCGTCAACCTCGTCGCCAGCATCCTGGCGAACTAG